In Flavobacterium praedii, the DNA window AGGTGAATTTCGATAGTATTTTGGAAGTTTAAAAATAGCTGATAATTCATCAAGTGAAAATTCTTTATCATTAATTTCCATTAATTTGCGATACATAACATCTATATCTAATGCTTCATTTTTTAATCGACCACATCCCAATTTTGTTAATGCACTATTAATCATATCTACATCAAAATCAACATGATGTCCTATTAGAACAGCATTTTCAATATAATCTATAAATGATTGTATTGCTTCAGGCTCACTGAGTTTCTTCATTTTGCTTTCTAAAATAAATTCATTAGATAAACCATTATCATGAAAGTATTTGTATTGCAATAGAATAGTTTCAAAACTA includes these proteins:
- a CDS encoding 3'-5' exonuclease, which translates into the protein MLDWLKNINKEYPDFWKTYLAKFEHKSNRFVVFTTETSGLNPEKDVILSIGSFAIINDCIQIGDSFETILLQYKYFHDNGLSNEFILESKMKKLSEPEAIQSFIDYIENAVLIGHHVDFDVDMINSALTKLGCGRLKNEALDIDVMYRKLMEINDKEFSLDELSAIFKLPKYYRNSPAEDAYTIALLFLKLKKRLGIK